One Pseudochaenichthys georgianus unplaced genomic scaffold, fPseGeo1.2 scaffold_396_arrow_ctg1, whole genome shotgun sequence genomic window carries:
- the LOC117442252 gene encoding tripartite motif-containing protein 16-like — translation MAQGGVQLARETFSCPICLDPLKDPVTIPCGHSYCMDCLKHHWDGERIHSCPQCRQSFAPRPVLLKNTMLAALVEELKKTGLQEAPADLCYAGEEDVGCDVCTGRKLRAFRSCLQCVASYCETHLQPHFESAALQKHKLVEPSKKLRENVCFRHDEVLKLFCRTDQQSICYLCSVDEHKGHDTVSAAAERTEKQRELEGSRLNIQQRIQDGEKEVKLLQQEVEAVNGSADKAVEDSEETFTELIRLMEKRCSDVKQQLRSQQDREVSRVREIQEKLEQEIRDLKRRDAELEQLSLTEDHTQFLHSYSSLPAPLSETPHSSSINIGPLYYFEDVTVALSDLRDKLQDVLRDNWTEEDVLRPPPEPQTRAGFLKYSREITLDPNTAHTQLLLSEGNRRATVKRQTQPYPSHPDRFTDHEQVLSRESLTGRCYWEVEWRGGVSIAVAYKETTRSGRLKDSRFGHNDTSWALEHYKLGYKFWYNNVHSHLSGPWSGRIGVYLDHGAGILSFYSVIDDTMTLLHRVQTAFTQPLHAGLWLYYYSGDTAEFCELK, via the coding sequence ATGGCGCAGGGAGGAGTTCAGCTGGCCCGGGAAACCTTCTCGTGTCCCATCTGTCTGGATCCACTGAAGGACCCGGTGACGATCCCCTGTGGACACAGCTACTGCATGGACTGCCTCAAACACCACTGGGATGGAGAACGAATCCACAGCTGCCCTCAGTGCAGGCAGAGCTTCGCACCGAGGCCTGTCCTGCTGAAGAACACCATGCTAGCAGCTTTAGTGGAGGAGCTGAAGAAGACTGGACTCCAAGAAGCTCCTGCTGATCTCTGCTATGCTGGAGAGGAAGACGTGGGATGTGACGTCTGCACTGGGAGGAAGCTGAGAGCCTTCAGGTCCTGTCTGCAGTGTGTGGCCTCTTACTGTGAGACGCACCTCCAGCCTCACTTTGAATCAGCCGCATTACAGAAACACAAGCTGGTGGAGCCCTCCAAGAAGCTCAGAGAGAACGTCTGCTTTCGTCACGACGAGGTGTTGAAGCTGTTCTGCCGCACCGATCAGCAGAGCATCTGTTATCTCTGCTCTGTGGACGAACACAAAGGCCACGACACGGTGTCAgctgcagcagagaggactGAGAAGCAGAGAGAGCTGGAGGGGAGTCGACTCAACATCCAGCAGAGGATCCAGGATGGAGAGAAGGAGGTGAAGCTGCTTCAGCAGGAGGTGGAGGCCGTCAATGGCTCTGCTGATAAAGCAGTAGAGGACAGTGAGGAGACGTTCACTGAGCTGATCCGTCTCATGGAGAAGAGATGCTCTGATGTGAAGCAGCAGCTCAGATCCCAGCAGGACAGGGAAGTGAGTCGAGTCAGAGAGATTCAGGAGAAGCTGGAGCAGGAGATCAGGGATCTGAAgaggagagacgctgagctggagCAGCTCTCACTCACAGAGGACCACACCCAGTTCCTGCACAGCTACTCCTCACTGCCAGCCCCCCTCAGTGAAACTCCACACTCCTCCAGCATCAATATAGGTCCTCTGTATTACTTTGAGGACGTGACAGTGGCCCTGTCAGATCTAAGAGATAAACTACAGGACGTCCTGAGGGACAACTGGACTGAAGAGGATGTGTTACGGCCACCACCAGAGCCACAGACCAGAGCTGGGTTCTTAAAATATTCACGTGAAATCACTCTAGATCcaaacacagcacacacacagctgttacTGTCCGAGGGGAACAGAAGAGCGACAGTAAAGAGACAAACACAGCCCTATCCCAGCCACCCAGACAGATTCACTGATCACGAGCAGGTCCTGAGCCGAGAGAGTCTGACTGGCCGTTGTTACTGGGAGGTGGAGTGGAGAGGGGGGGTTTCTATAGCCGTCGCTTACAAGGAAACCACCAGATCAGGGAGGTTGAAGGATTCTAGATTTGGACACAATGACACATCCTGGGCTTTAGAGCATTACAAACTAGGTTATAAATTCTGGTACAACAATGTCCATTCTCACCTCTCAGGTCCCTGGTCTGGCAGGATAGGAGTTTACCTGGATCACGGTGCAGGTATTCTGTCCTTCTACAGCGTCATCGACGACACCATGACCCTCCTGCACCGAGTCCAGACCGCCTTCACTCAGCCGCTGCACGCTGGACTTTGGCTTTATTATTATTCTGGAGACACCGCTGAGTTCTGTGAACTCAAATAG
- the LOC117442249 gene encoding tripartite motif-containing protein 16-like, which translates to MAQGGVQLDQETFSCPICLDPLKDPVTIPCGHSYCMDCLKHHWDGEGIHSCPQCRQSFAPRPVLLKSTMLTALVEELKKTGLQAAPADLCYAGEEDVGCDVCTGRKLRAFRSCLQCVASYCETHLQPHFESAALQKHKLVEPSKLRENICSRHDEVKKLFCRTDQQSICSLCSVDEHKGHDTVSAAAERTERQRELAGSRLNIQQRIQDGEKEVKLLQQDVEAVNGSADKAVDDSEKTFTELIRLMEKRRSDVKQQLRSEQDREVSRVREIQEKLELELRDLKRRDAELEQLSLTGDHNQFLHSYSSLPALSEATHSSSINVRPLRYFEDVTAALSDLRDKLQDVLRDKWTEEDVLRPPPEPQTRAGFLKYSREITLDPNTAHTQLLLSEGNRRATVKRQTQPYPSHPDRFTDHEQVLSRESLTGRCYWEVERRGGVSIAVAYKDTTRSGRLKDSSFGHNDTSWALEHYKLGYKFWYNNVHSHLSGPWSGRIGVYLDHGAGILSFYSVIDDTMTLLHRVQTAFTQPLHAGLWLYYYSGDTAEFCELK; encoded by the coding sequence ATGGCGCAGGGAGGAGTTCAGCTGGACCAGGAAACCTTCTCGTGTCCCATCTGTCTGGATCCACTGAAGGACCCGGTGACGATCCCCTGTGGACACAGCTACTGCATGGACTGCCTCAAACACCACTGGGATGGAGAGGGAATCCACAGCTGCCCTCAGTGCAGACAGAGCTTCGCACCGAGGCCTGTCCTGCTGAAGAGCACCATGCTAACAGCTTTAGTGGAGGAGCTGAAGAAGACTGGACTCCAAGCGGCTCCTGCTGATCTCTGCTATGCTGGAGAGGAAGACGTGGGATGTGACGTCTGCACTGGGAGGAAGCTGAGAGCCTTCAGGTCCTGTCTGCAGTGTGTGGCCTCTTACTGTGAGACACACCTCCAGCCTCACTTTGAATCAGCCGCATTACAGAAGCACAAGCTGGTGGAGCCCTCCAAGCTCAGAGAGAACATCTGCTCTCGTCACGACGAGGTGAAGAAGCTGTTCTGCCGCACTGATCAGCAGAGTATCTGTTCTCTCTGCTCTGTGGACGAACACAAAGGCCACGACACGGTGTCAGCTGCAGCAGAGAGGaccgagaggcagagagagctgGCGGGGAGTCGACTCAACATCCAGCAGAGGATCCAGGACGGAGAGAAGGAGGTGAAGCTGCTTCAGCAGGACGTGGAGGCCGTCAATGGCTCTGCTGACAAAGCAGTGGATGACAGTGAGAAGACGTTCACTGAGCTGATCCGTCTCATGGAGAAGAGACGCTCTGATGTGAAGCAGCAGCTCAGATCTGAGCAGGACAGGGAAGTGAGTCGAGTCAGAGAGATTCAGGAGAAGCTGGAGCTGGAGCTCAGGGATCTGAAgaggagagacgctgagctggagCAGCTCTCACTCACAGGGGATCACAACCAGTTCCTGCACAGCTACTCCTCACTGCCAGCCCTCAGTGAAGCTACACACTCCTCCAGCATCAACGTCCGTCCTCTGAGATACTTTGAGGACGTGACGGCGGCCCTGTCAGATCTAAGAGATAAACTACAGGACGTCCTGAGGGACAAGTGGACTGAAGAGGATGTGTTACGGCCACCACCAGAGCCACAGACCAGAGCTGGGTTCTTAAAATATTCACGTGAAATCACTCTGGATCcaaacacagcacacacacagctgttacTGTCCGAGGGGAACAGAAGAGCGACAGTAAAGAGACAAACACAGCCCTATCCCAGCCACCCAGACAGATTCACTGATCACGAGCAGGTCCTGAGCCGAGAGAGTCTGACTGGCCGTTGTTACTGGGAGGTGGAGCGGAGAGGGGGGGTTTCTATAGCCGTCGCTTACAAGGACACCACCAGATCAGGGAGGTTGAAGGATTCTAGCTTTGGACACAATGACACATCCTGGGCTTTAGAGCATTACAAACTAGGTTATAAATTCTGGTACAACAATGTCCATTCTCACCTCTCAGGTCCCTGGTCTGGCAGGATAGGAGTTTACCTGGATCACGGTGCAGGTATTCTGTCCTTCTACAGCGTCATCGACGACACCATGACCCTCCTGCACCGAGTCCAGACCGCCTTCACTCAGCCGCTGCACGCTGGACTTTGGCTTTATTATTATTCTGGAGACACCGCTGAGTTCTGTGAACTCAAATAG